Sequence from the Methanococcoides sp. LMO-2 genome:
AGCTAAGAAGCTCATGCCAACCAAGCCACTGATCACAGGTCAGAGGATCCTTGATGGTATGTTCCCTGTCGCAAAGGGCGGTACCGCTGCAATTCCAGGTCCATTCGGATCAGGAAAGACAGTTACACAGCAGCAGCTCGCAAAATGGAGTGACACAGATATTGTGGTCTACATTGGTTGTGGAGAGCGCGGTAATGAGATGGCTGAGGTATTGAACGAGTTCCCTGAACTCGAAGATCCAAAGACCGGACGTCCACTCATGGAGAGGACAGTTCTTATCGCAAACACATCCAACATGCCTGTAGCTGCTCGTGAAGCATCTGTTTACACCGGAATCACAATTGCAGAATATTACAGAGACATGGGATACGATGTATCACTCATGGCTGACTCAAGCTCAAGATGGGCAGAAGCAATGAGAGAGATCTCATCAAGGCTTGAAGAGATGCCTGGAGAAGAAGGTTATCCAGCATACCTTTCAGCAAGGCTCTCAGAGTTCTATGAGCGTGCAGGTTCCGTGAACTCACTTGCAGGACTTGACGGTTCAATTACAGTCATTGGCGCAGTATCACCACCTGGTGGTGACTTCTCCGAGCCAGTCACACAGAACACACTTCGTATCGTTAAAGTGTTCTGGGCTCTTGACGCAAAGCTCTCACAGAGAAGACACTTCCCATCCATTAACTGGCTGACAAGTTACAGTCTGTACACCCAGGGTCTTGCAGACTGGTTCTCCGAGAACGTCGCAGCTGACTGGACTGACCTCAGGGATAATGCAATGGACCTTTTGCAGCAGGAATCCGAACTTCAGGAGATCGTCCAGCTCGTCGGTTCAGACGCACTTCCGGAAGACCAGCAGTTGACACTCGAGATCGCACGTATGGTAAGGGAATACTTCCTCCAGCAGAATGCGTTCCACCCTGTTGACACATACTGTCCATTTGACAAGCAGTACAAGCTTCTCAAATCTATCACAAAGTATGGTGAAATGGCAACAGCTGCACTTGACTCAGGAATCCCAATGAACAAGATCATCTCCATCGAATCAAAGGATGAACTTGCAAAGGTCAAGTTCGAAGAAGATTTCGACGGAGAACTTGAAAAAGTCATGGCAAAGATGGATGAAGAATTTGCTCAGCTCGGAGGCAACTGAACATGACCAAAGAATACAAAACGATCGTAGAGGTTTCCGGACCTCTTGTTTTCCTTGAGAAGACAGAACCTGTAGGCTATAATGAACTTGTTCACATCAACCTGCCTGATGGAACCACCAAGAGAGGTCAGGTTCTTGACACATCTGCAGACATGGTAGTTGTTCAGGTTTTCGAAGGTACAGGAGGACTCAACGAGGAATCCGGTGTTGTCTTCAGTGGCGAAACCATCAAGCTCCCTGTATCAAAGGATATGCTTGGAAGGATCCTCTCAGGATCAGGTGAACCACTCGATGGTGGACCACGTATCGTCCCTGACGAGAAAGTGGACATCAATGGTGCATCAATGAACCCATATTCCAGGATGCCACCAGAAGACTTTATCCAGACAGGTATCTCCACAATCGATGGTACAAACAGTCTTGTAAGGGGACAGAAACTTCCTATCTTCTCCGGATCAGGTCTGCCACACAACGAGATCGCACTTCAGATCGCAAGGCAGGCAAAGGTTCCTGGAAGCGATGAAGATTTCGCAGTAGTTTTCGCTGCAATGGGTATCACCAACGAAGAAGCACAGTACTTCATGGAGGACTTCGAGAAGACAGGTGCTCTTGAAAGGGCTGTTGTTTTCCTTAACCTTGCAGATGACCCTGCTGTCGAGCGTATCACAACTCCAAGGATGGCTCTTACAGCTGCAGAATACCTTGCTTACGAGCATGACATGCACGTACTCGTAATCCTGACAGATATCACAAACTACTGTGAAGCACTCCGTCAGATGGGCGCAGCAAGAGAAGAGGTTCCAGGAAGACGTGGTTACCCAGGTTACATGTACACTGACCTTGCATCCCTCTATGAGAGAGCAGGTGTTATCAAAGGCCTTAAGGGATCTGTTACTCAGTTCTCTATCCTTACAATGCCTGGTGACGATATCACTCACCCGATCCCTGACCTTTCCGGTTACATCACCGAAGGACAGATCGTGGTTTCCCGTGAACTTCACAGGAAGGGTATCTACCCACCAATCAATGTATTGCCATCACTTTCCCGTCTTATGAACTCCGGTATAGGAGATGGAAAGACAAGGGATGACCACAAGGCAGTATCTGACCAGATGTATGCAGCATACGCAGAAGGTCGTGACCTTCGTGGACTTGTTGCTATCGTCGGTAAAGAAGCATTGTCCGAAAGAGACAGGACAATCCTTGAGTTCGCAGATCTGTTCGAAGACAGATTCGTGCGCCAGAGCAGAGATGAGGACCGTTCCATCGATGACACACTTAGAATCGCATGGGAGATCCTTTCAGAGATGCCTGAAGCACAGCTTTCAAGGATCGATAACAAGTACATTGACAAGTACCACCCTGCTCACAAGACCAGCGAGTGATGCTGTAGCGAGGGATCTATAATGGGCGCAAAAGACGTTAAACCAACTCGATCAGAACTCATTGAACTAAAGAAGAAGATCAAGCTCTCAGAAGGTGGCCACAAGCTGCTGAAAATGAAGAGAGATGGCCTTATCCTTGAGTTCTTTGATATCTTAAGCAAAGCAAAGGATGTACGCTCTGAGTTGGATGCTGCCTATGAAAGGGCCAATGAGCAGATCGGTATCGCAGAATCTGTGGAAGGCAGAATAACTGTCAAATCCACAGCATTTGCAATGAAAGATGCACCACAGATCGAGCTCGAAAGCCACAACATCATGGGTGTAGTAGTGCCAAAGATCGAATCCTCAAG
This genomic interval carries:
- a CDS encoding ATP synthase subunit A; translation: MEVNGEIYRVAGPVVTIIGIKPKMYDVVKVGHEGLMGEVIRIEGEKATVQVYEDTSGIRPGEPVVNTGMPLSVELGPGLLESIYDGIQRPLQVLQEKMGNFIERGVTANGLNRDRKWEFTPTVSKGDAVEGGSVIGVVQETANIEHKIMVPPTVSGTVEEIKSGSFTVDETVCVLADGTELPMMQKWPVRGPRPVAKKLMPTKPLITGQRILDGMFPVAKGGTAAIPGPFGSGKTVTQQQLAKWSDTDIVVYIGCGERGNEMAEVLNEFPELEDPKTGRPLMERTVLIANTSNMPVAAREASVYTGITIAEYYRDMGYDVSLMADSSSRWAEAMREISSRLEEMPGEEGYPAYLSARLSEFYERAGSVNSLAGLDGSITVIGAVSPPGGDFSEPVTQNTLRIVKVFWALDAKLSQRRHFPSINWLTSYSLYTQGLADWFSENVAADWTDLRDNAMDLLQQESELQEIVQLVGSDALPEDQQLTLEIARMVREYFLQQNAFHPVDTYCPFDKQYKLLKSITKYGEMATAALDSGIPMNKIISIESKDELAKVKFEEDFDGELEKVMAKMDEEFAQLGGN
- a CDS encoding ATP synthase subunit B; this translates as MTKEYKTIVEVSGPLVFLEKTEPVGYNELVHINLPDGTTKRGQVLDTSADMVVVQVFEGTGGLNEESGVVFSGETIKLPVSKDMLGRILSGSGEPLDGGPRIVPDEKVDINGASMNPYSRMPPEDFIQTGISTIDGTNSLVRGQKLPIFSGSGLPHNEIALQIARQAKVPGSDEDFAVVFAAMGITNEEAQYFMEDFEKTGALERAVVFLNLADDPAVERITTPRMALTAAEYLAYEHDMHVLVILTDITNYCEALRQMGAAREEVPGRRGYPGYMYTDLASLYERAGVIKGLKGSVTQFSILTMPGDDITHPIPDLSGYITEGQIVVSRELHRKGIYPPINVLPSLSRLMNSGIGDGKTRDDHKAVSDQMYAAYAEGRDLRGLVAIVGKEALSERDRTILEFADLFEDRFVRQSRDEDRSIDDTLRIAWEILSEMPEAQLSRIDNKYIDKYHPAHKTSE
- a CDS encoding V-type ATP synthase subunit D, which produces MGAKDVKPTRSELIELKKKIKLSEGGHKLLKMKRDGLILEFFDILSKAKDVRSELDAAYERANEQIGIAESVEGRITVKSTAFAMKDAPQIELESHNIMGVVVPKIESSSVRKPINKRGYGILGTSSYIDEAVDSYEVLVEKIILAAEIETTMKKLLDDIEKTKRRVNALEFKVIPELKESMSFISLRLEEMERENTFRLKRIKA